The following are from one region of the Capsicum annuum cultivar UCD-10X-F1 chromosome 1, UCD10Xv1.1, whole genome shotgun sequence genome:
- the LOC107865640 gene encoding protein P21-like, which yields MDIVKSMFFIFPFFLVVQLLFTHSEAATFDIRNNCPYTVWAASVPVGGGRQLNGGETWTIEVPAGTSQARIWARTGCNFDGSGRGRCETGDCNGLLQCQSFGQPPNSLAEYALNQYNNLDFFDISLVDGFNVPLEFNPTSNGCTRGIRCTADIIGQCPTELRAAGGCNNPCTVHKTDEYCCNSGNCGPTPLSKYFKDRCPDAYSYPKDDQTSTFTCQGGTNYRVVFCP from the coding sequence atggaCATTGTCAAGTCCATGTTTttcattttccctttttttctcgTTGTACAACTTCTCTTCACTCACTCTGAAGCAGCAACATTCGACATTCGAAATAATTGTCCTTACACTGTCTGGGCTGCGTCCGTGCCAGTGGGTGGTGGTCGCCAGCTCAACGGTGGCGAAACCTGGACCATCGAGGTTCCCGCTGGTACGTCACAAGCGCGTATATGGGCCCGAACCGGATGCAATTTCGATGGTTCGGGCCGAGGTAGGTGTGAGACTGGAGATTGCAATGGTCTCCTCCAATGCCAATCTTTTGGACAACCCCCAAACTCTTTAGCTGAATATGCCCTAAACCAATATAATAATCTCGATTTCTTCGATATCTCTCTAGTCGATGGATTTAACGTACCGTTGGAATTTAACCCTACTTCCAATGGGTGCACCAGGGGCATTAGGTGCACGGCCGATATTATCGGACAATGTCCGACTGAGTTAAGAGCAGCTGGCGGATGTAACAATCCTTGTACTGTTCACAAAACTGATGAATATTGTTGTAATTCTGGAAATTGTGGACCAACACCACTTTCTAAGTACTTCAAGGATAGGTGTCCTGATGCCTATAGTTACCCTAAGGATGATCAAACTAGCACTTTTACTTGTCAAGGAGGAACCAACTATAGAGTTGTTTTCTGCCCATAA
- the LOC107865631 gene encoding protein P21-like, translated as MFVFKSMFIFPLVLIAQFLHFTHSAEAALFIIRNKCPYTVWAASVPVGGGRQLNPGQNWLIQVPAGTSQARIWARTGCNFDGSGRGRCQTGDCNGLLRCQSYGQPPNSLAEYALNQYNNLDFFDVSLVDGFNVPIEFSPISNGCTRGIRCTADINGQCPNELRAPGGCNNPCTVYKTDEYCCNSGNCGPTGYSTFFKDRCYDAYSYPKDDQTSTFTCQGGTNYRVVFCP; from the coding sequence atgtTTGTTTTCAAGTCCATGTTTATTTTTCCTCTTGTTCTCATTGCTCAATTTCTCCACTTCACTCACTCTGCCGAGGCAGCCTTATTTATCATTCGAAACAAATGTCCTTACACGGTTTGGGCTGCGTCCGTGCCAGTGGGTGGTGGTCGCCAACTCAACCCTGGCCAGAACTGGTTAATCCAAGTCCCAGCTGGCACGTCACAAGCCCGTATTTGGGCCCGAACCGGTTGCAATTTCGATGGTTCGGGCCGAGGTAGGTGTCAAACTGGAGATTGCAATGGTCTCCTCCGTTGCCAATCTTATGGACAACCCCCAAATTCTTTAGCTGAATATGCCCTAAACCAATACAACAATCTTGATTTTTTCGATGTCTCTCTAGTCGATGGATTCAACGTGCCTATAGAATTTAGTCCTATATCCAATGGGTGCACCCGTGGCATTAGGTGCACCGCGGATATTAACGGACAGTGTCCGAATGAACTAAGAGCACCTGGAGGATGTAACAATCCTTGTACTGTTTACAAAACTGATGAATATTGTTGTAATTCTGGGAATTGTGGTCCAACAGGATATTCGACGTTTTTTAAGGATAGGTGTTATGATGCATATAGTTATCCTAAGGATGATCAAACTAGCACTTTTACTTGTCAAGGAGGAACCAACTATAGAGTTGTTTTCTGCCCATAA
- the LOC107865624 gene encoding protein P21-like has translation MGIFKCMFIFPFLVAALDLLFTHSEAARFDVRNNCGYTVWAASTPVGGGRQLNRGETWSIDVPAGTAGARIWGRTGCNFDGSGRGRCQSGDCNGLLNCQSSGQPPMTLAEYSLNQYNEKNLDFIDISVIDGFNVPMEFSPTSNGCTSGVRCAGDINERCPNELKAPGGYCNNPCTVYKRDEYCCYSGKCGPTPLSNFFKQRCPDVYTYPKDDTSTKSCPGGTNYRVVFCP, from the coding sequence ATGGGCATTTTCAAGTGCATGTTCATTTTCCCTTTTCTTGTTGCTGCACTTGATCTCCTCTTCACTCATAGTGAAGCAGCAAGATTCGACGTTCGAAACAACTGTGGTTACACTGTCTGGGCTGCGTCCACGCCAGTAGGTGGTGGTCGCCAGCTCAACAGAGGCGAAACCTGGTCCATCGATGTTCCAGCTGGCACGGCAGGAGCCCGTATTTGGGGTCGAACAGGTTGCAATTTCGATGGTTCGGGGCGGGGTAGGTGTCAGTCTGGAGATTGCAATGGTCTCCTCAATTGCCAATCTTCAGGACAACCCCCAATGACATTAGCTGAATATTCCCTAAACCAATATAACGAGAAGAATCTCGATTTCATCGATATATCTGTAATCGATGGATTCAACGTGCCCATGGAATTTAGCCCTACCTCGAACGGGTGCACGAGTGGCGTTAGGTGCGCGGGCGATATCAACGAACGATGCCCAAATGAACTCAAGGCACCTGGAGGATATTGTAACAACCCTTGTACTGTTTATAAGCGTGATGAATATTGTTGTTATTCTGGAAAGTGTGGTCCAACACCACTTTCTAACTTCTTTAAGCAAAGGTGCCCTGATGTCTATACTTACCCTAAGGATGATACTAGCACTAAATCTTGTCCTGGAGGAACCAACTATAGAGTTGTTTTCTGCCCATAA
- the LOC107865615 gene encoding thaumatin-like protein: MRASIFILFALFYFTYNANAATIVVRNNCPYTVWAAGVPAGGGKRLDRGQTWTINPPAGTKQARIWGRTGCNFDASGKGKCQTGDCNGLLECKAFGVPPNTLAEYALNQFSNKDFFDISLVDGFNVPMEFSPTSNGCTRGITCKGDQINQQCPSQLKAPGGCNNPCTVFKTDQYCCNSGSCGATNFSRHFKERCPDAYSYPKDDQTSTFTCPAGTNYKVVFCP; encoded by the coding sequence atgagagcttcaatttttattctctttgCCCTTTTCTACTTCACTTATAATGCCAATGCAGCCACTATTGTAGTTCGTAACAATTGTCCCTATACTGTTTGGGCTGCCGGTGTCCCGGCCGGAGGCGGCAAACGTCTAGACCGTGGCCAGACGTGGACCATCAACCCCCCTGCAGGGACGAAACAAGCTCGAATTTGGGGCCGAACCGGATGCAATTTCGATGCATCCGGTAAGGGAAAATGTCAAACAGGAGACTGTAACGGTCTCCTAGAATGCAAAGCATTTGGGGTACCCCCAAATACATTAGCTGAATATGCCCTAAACCAATTCTCGAACAAAGACTTTTTTGATATTTCTCTAGTCGATGGATTCAACGTTCCTATGGAATTTAGTCCAACTTCCAATGGGTGCACCCGTGGCATAACATGCAAAGGTGATCAAATTAATCAACAGTGTCCTAGTCAATTGAAGGCTCCTGGAGGATGTAACAATCCTTGTACTGTCTTCAAGACTGATCAATATTGTTGCAACTCAGGCAGCTGCGGCGCCACGAATTTTTCGAGGCATTTTAAGGAGAGGTGTCCTGATGCATACAGTTACCCTAAGGATGATCAGACAAGTACTTTCACTTGTCCTGCTGGTACTAATTATAAGGTTGTGTTCTGTCCTTGA